In one window of bacterium DNA:
- a CDS encoding transposase, whose product MGKNNNRYDDEFKSGAVKMVVEKGLPISRVAKDLGISEPALRRWVRVSTVPEDTPTKKLL is encoded by the coding sequence ATGGGAAAAAATAACAATAGGTATGATGATGAATTCAAGTCAGGTGCTGTAAAAATGGTTGTAGAAAAAGGCCTCCCAATAAGTAGGGTAGCAAAGGATCTTGGAATATCAGAGCCTGCCCTTAGAAGATGGGTAAGGGTAAGTACTGTGCCGGAAGATACTCCGACCAAGAAGCTTCTATAG